A part of Azospirillum thermophilum genomic DNA contains:
- the nirB gene encoding nitrite reductase large subunit NirB: MTAQKERLIVVGNGMAGIRTVEELLARAPDRYDITVFGAEPHPNYNRIMLSPVLAGEKSFEQIILNDRAWYEANGITLLTGEPVEAIDRAARTVTSLSGRTLGYDRLLLATGSMPFIIPVPGATLPGVIGFRDLADVETMLEAAAKGGRAVVIGGGLLGLEAANGLALKGMDVTVVHLMPTLMERQLDPSAGTLLQRELEARGITVLTGADTAEIIGGGIGGSERVTAVRLKDGRELPADLVVMAVGIRPNIALGKAAGLDCGRGIKVDDAMRTSDPAIHAVGECVEHRGVTWGLVAPLFEMAKVLAERLAGGTEAAYAGSVTSTKLKVTGVDVFSAGDFSGGEGTEDIVFRDAARGVYKRLVLKDNRLLGAVLYGDTRDGPWYFSLLKDGADVSAERDTLIFGQGFGGGEAASPAAAVAALPDSAEICGCNGVCKGTITAAIRDKGLTSLDEVRAHTKASASCGSCTGMVETLLAATLGDGYAAAPAVKPMCKCTTHGHDAVRAAIVAHGLKTMSDVFQALEWSTPDGCASCRPALNYYLLCAWPGEYRDDYQSRFINERAHANIQKDGTYSVVPRMWGGLTSASELRAIADVVEKFAIPTVKVTGGQRIDLFGVKKEDLPAVWADLNAAGMVSGHAYAKGLRTVKTCVGSEWCRFGTQDSTGLGVKLEKMTWGTWTPHKVKLAVSGCPRNCAEATIKDLGVVCVDSGYELHVGGNGGMHVRACDLLAKVATEEEVLEYTGAFLQLYREEARYLERTAPWVERVGLDHIRRRLVGDAGGRRALHARFLFSQSFSQEDPWAERAARGVDRHEFAPLAELVG; encoded by the coding sequence ATGACCGCCCAGAAGGAACGCCTGATCGTCGTCGGCAACGGCATGGCCGGCATCCGCACGGTGGAGGAGCTGCTGGCGCGGGCGCCGGACCGCTACGACATCACCGTGTTCGGGGCCGAGCCGCACCCGAACTACAACCGCATCATGCTCTCCCCCGTGCTGGCCGGGGAAAAGAGCTTCGAGCAGATCATCCTGAACGACCGCGCCTGGTACGAGGCGAACGGCATCACGCTGCTGACCGGCGAGCCGGTGGAGGCGATCGACCGCGCCGCCCGCACCGTCACCTCGCTGTCCGGCCGGACGCTGGGCTATGACCGGCTGCTGCTGGCGACCGGATCGATGCCCTTCATCATTCCGGTGCCGGGGGCGACCCTGCCGGGGGTGATCGGCTTCCGCGACCTCGCTGATGTTGAAACGATGCTGGAGGCGGCGGCGAAGGGCGGCCGGGCCGTGGTGATCGGCGGCGGACTCCTGGGGCTGGAGGCGGCGAACGGGCTGGCGCTGAAGGGCATGGACGTCACCGTCGTGCACCTGATGCCGACGCTGATGGAACGCCAGCTCGATCCCTCCGCCGGCACGCTGCTGCAGCGGGAGCTGGAGGCGCGCGGCATCACCGTGCTGACCGGTGCCGACACCGCGGAGATCATCGGTGGCGGGATCGGCGGCAGCGAGCGTGTCACCGCCGTGCGGCTGAAGGATGGGCGGGAGCTGCCGGCCGACCTCGTCGTCATGGCGGTCGGCATCCGGCCGAACATCGCGCTCGGCAAGGCGGCCGGCCTGGACTGCGGGCGCGGCATCAAGGTCGACGACGCCATGCGGACCTCCGACCCGGCGATCCATGCGGTCGGCGAGTGCGTCGAGCATCGCGGTGTCACCTGGGGCCTCGTGGCGCCGCTGTTCGAGATGGCGAAGGTGCTGGCCGAGCGGCTGGCCGGCGGGACGGAGGCGGCCTATGCGGGCTCCGTCACCTCGACCAAGCTGAAGGTGACGGGCGTCGACGTCTTCTCCGCCGGCGACTTCTCGGGCGGCGAGGGGACGGAGGACATCGTCTTCCGCGACGCCGCCCGCGGCGTCTACAAGCGCCTCGTCCTCAAGGACAACCGGCTGCTCGGCGCCGTGCTCTACGGCGATACCAGGGACGGCCCCTGGTACTTCTCGCTGCTGAAGGACGGTGCCGACGTCTCCGCCGAGCGCGATACGCTGATCTTCGGCCAGGGGTTCGGAGGAGGAGAGGCAGCGAGCCCTGCCGCCGCCGTCGCCGCCCTGCCGGACAGTGCGGAGATCTGCGGTTGCAACGGCGTGTGCAAGGGCACCATCACCGCGGCCATCAGGGACAAGGGCCTGACCAGCCTGGACGAGGTGCGCGCCCACACCAAGGCCTCCGCCTCCTGCGGAAGCTGCACCGGCATGGTGGAGACGCTGCTGGCGGCGACGCTGGGCGACGGCTATGCCGCGGCCCCGGCGGTCAAGCCGATGTGCAAATGCACCACGCACGGCCATGACGCGGTGCGGGCGGCCATCGTCGCACACGGGCTGAAGACGATGTCCGACGTCTTCCAGGCGCTGGAGTGGTCCACGCCGGACGGCTGCGCCTCCTGTCGGCCGGCGCTGAACTACTATCTGCTGTGCGCCTGGCCGGGCGAGTACCGGGACGACTACCAGTCGCGCTTCATCAACGAACGCGCCCACGCCAACATCCAGAAGGACGGCACCTATTCCGTCGTCCCGCGCATGTGGGGCGGGCTGACGTCGGCGAGCGAACTGCGCGCGATCGCCGATGTCGTCGAGAAGTTCGCCATTCCCACCGTCAAGGTCACCGGCGGGCAGCGCATCGACCTGTTCGGCGTGAAGAAGGAGGATCTGCCGGCGGTCTGGGCCGACCTCAACGCCGCCGGCATGGTCTCCGGCCATGCCTATGCCAAGGGGCTTCGCACGGTGAAGACCTGCGTCGGCTCCGAATGGTGCCGCTTCGGCACGCAGGATTCCACCGGCCTCGGCGTGAAGCTGGAGAAGATGACCTGGGGCACCTGGACGCCGCACAAGGTGAAGCTGGCCGTCTCCGGCTGCCCGCGCAACTGTGCCGAGGCGACGATCAAGGACCTCGGCGTCGTCTGCGTCGACAGCGGCTACGAGCTGCATGTCGGCGGCAACGGCGGCATGCATGTCCGCGCCTGCGACCTGCTGGCCAAGGTCGCGACGGAGGAGGAGGTGCTGGAATACACCGGCGCCTTCCTGCAGCTCTACCGCGAGGAGGCCCGCTACCTGGAGCGGACCGCGCCCTGGGTCGAGCGCGTCGGCCTCGACCACATCCGCAGGCGGCTGGTCGGGGATGCCGGGGGGCGCAGGGCGCTGCACGCCCGCTTCCTCTTCTCCCAGAGCTTCTCGCAGGAGGACCCGTGGGCGGAGCGCGCCGCCAGGGGCGTCGATCGTCACGAATTCGCACCGCTTGCCGAACTGGTGGGGTAA
- a CDS encoding nitrate reductase: MADAGRDIRTTCPYCGVGCGVVASVAADGTVAVRGDPDHPANSGRLCSKGSALAETLVPNERGGGRLLHPEIGGRRVGWDTAIAEVATRLSRTVAQHGPESVTFYLSGQLLTEDYYVANKLMKGFIGSANVDTNSRLCMASSVAGHKRGFGADTVPVTYEDLELADLVVLVGSNLAWCHPVLYQRLLAAKAARGTRIVVVDPRRTATADGADRHLAIRAGTDALLFNGLLTHLHDAGLTDGVFVGKHAEGEGEALAAARAEAPDPAAVAERCKISVDDVSGFYAEFATAERVVTVYSQGVNQSSQGTDTVNAILNVHFLTGRIGRPGMGPFSVTGQPNAMGGREVGGLANQLAAHMGFGAEEVERVGRFWRARRMAARPGLKAVDLFRAVERGEIRAVWIMGTNPAVSMPDAGRVRRALAACGTVIVSDCIADTDTARLAHIRLPAVGWSEKDGTVTNSDRTISRQRAFLPPSGEARPDWWIVTQVARAMGFADAFPYETAAAVFREHAALSAFENDGRRAFDIGALADLSDAEFETLAPAAWPRRAGQGPQRRLFGDGRFFTGSGRARLVPVRTAPLPRPLPAGTLLLNSGRLRDQWHTMTRTGLSPRLSAHAPEPCLDIHPADAAARGVADGGLARVTTAAGEALVRVRVTEAVAEGTLFLPMHWTDRFAARAVIGRLIDDEAVDPHSGQPDLKRMPAAVEPYRPTWTGFLLARRPVEPAHDGYWARRVVTGGHLVELAGTGRLPALEELAWLPGFAPDGAVVEYSDDARGVRRRAWLCQDRLEGCLFLAAGDALPPRSWLAGLLAADGLDAGDRAAVLAGRAPGAAAGTADQGRIVCSCFGVGLTRLIAAIRDQGLTSVPEIGRALKAGTNCGSCVPELKEVLQHARQREVA; the protein is encoded by the coding sequence ATGGCTGATGCCGGGAGGGACATCCGGACCACCTGCCCCTATTGCGGGGTCGGCTGCGGCGTCGTCGCCAGCGTGGCGGCGGACGGCACGGTCGCCGTGCGCGGCGATCCCGACCATCCCGCCAATTCCGGGCGGCTCTGCTCCAAGGGGTCGGCGCTGGCGGAAACGCTGGTGCCGAACGAGCGGGGCGGCGGCCGCCTGCTCCACCCCGAGATCGGGGGGCGCCGGGTCGGCTGGGACACCGCCATCGCTGAAGTCGCAACGCGGCTCTCCCGGACGGTGGCGCAGCACGGGCCGGAATCGGTCACCTTCTACCTGTCCGGCCAGCTCCTGACCGAGGATTACTACGTCGCCAACAAGCTGATGAAGGGCTTCATCGGCTCGGCCAACGTCGATACCAACTCGCGGCTCTGCATGGCCTCCTCCGTCGCCGGGCACAAGCGCGGCTTCGGCGCCGACACCGTGCCGGTGACCTACGAGGATCTGGAGTTGGCCGACCTCGTGGTGCTGGTCGGCTCCAACCTCGCCTGGTGCCATCCCGTGCTGTACCAGCGGCTGCTGGCGGCCAAGGCGGCGCGCGGCACCCGCATCGTCGTGGTCGATCCGCGGCGCACGGCGACGGCGGACGGGGCCGACCGCCATCTCGCCATTCGCGCCGGTACCGACGCCCTGCTGTTCAACGGGCTGCTGACCCATCTGCATGATGCAGGCCTCACCGACGGCGTCTTCGTCGGCAAGCATGCGGAGGGAGAGGGGGAGGCGCTGGCCGCCGCCCGTGCCGAGGCGCCCGACCCGGCGGCGGTGGCGGAGCGTTGCAAAATCAGCGTGGACGACGTCAGCGGATTCTACGCTGAATTTGCAACGGCCGAGCGCGTCGTCACCGTCTATTCCCAGGGCGTCAACCAGTCGAGCCAGGGCACCGACACCGTCAACGCCATCCTGAACGTCCATTTCCTGACCGGGCGGATCGGCCGGCCGGGCATGGGGCCCTTCTCCGTCACCGGCCAGCCCAACGCGATGGGCGGGCGCGAGGTCGGCGGCCTCGCCAACCAGCTTGCCGCCCATATGGGCTTCGGCGCGGAGGAGGTGGAGCGCGTCGGCCGTTTCTGGCGGGCCCGGCGCATGGCGGCCCGGCCGGGGCTGAAGGCGGTCGACCTGTTCCGCGCGGTGGAGCGGGGGGAGATCAGGGCGGTCTGGATCATGGGCACCAATCCGGCCGTCAGCATGCCCGACGCCGGCCGCGTCCGCCGGGCGCTGGCCGCCTGCGGGACGGTGATCGTCTCCGACTGCATCGCCGACACCGATACCGCCCGCCTCGCCCATATCCGCCTGCCGGCGGTGGGATGGAGCGAGAAGGACGGCACCGTCACCAACTCCGACCGCACCATCTCCCGCCAGCGCGCCTTCCTGCCGCCGTCCGGCGAGGCGCGGCCCGACTGGTGGATCGTCACGCAGGTGGCGCGCGCCATGGGCTTCGCCGACGCCTTCCCCTATGAGACCGCCGCGGCGGTCTTTCGCGAGCATGCCGCCCTGTCGGCCTTCGAGAATGACGGCCGCCGCGCCTTCGACATCGGCGCGCTGGCGGATCTGAGCGACGCTGAATTTGAAACGCTCGCCCCGGCAGCCTGGCCGCGGCGGGCAGGGCAGGGTCCGCAGCGGCGGCTTTTCGGCGACGGGCGGTTCTTCACCGGCAGCGGCCGGGCGCGGCTCGTCCCGGTGCGGACGGCGCCGCTGCCCCGCCCGCTGCCGGCCGGAACTCTGCTGCTGAACAGCGGACGGCTGCGCGACCAGTGGCACACCATGACGCGCACCGGCCTGTCACCCCGCCTGTCCGCCCATGCGCCGGAGCCCTGCCTGGACATCCATCCGGCCGACGCCGCGGCGCGCGGCGTGGCGGACGGCGGCCTCGCCCGCGTCACCACGGCGGCCGGGGAAGCGCTGGTCCGTGTCCGCGTGACGGAGGCGGTGGCCGAAGGCACCCTCTTCCTGCCGATGCACTGGACCGACCGCTTCGCCGCCCGCGCGGTGATCGGGCGGCTGATCGACGACGAGGCGGTCGACCCCCACTCCGGCCAGCCGGACCTCAAGCGGATGCCGGCGGCGGTGGAGCCCTACCGGCCCACCTGGACCGGCTTCCTGCTGGCGCGCCGGCCGGTGGAGCCGGCCCATGACGGCTATTGGGCGCGTCGCGTGGTGACCGGTGGTCATCTGGTGGAGTTGGCGGGCACCGGCCGGCTGCCGGCGTTGGAGGAGCTGGCCTGGCTGCCCGGCTTCGCCCCCGACGGCGCGGTGGTGGAGTACAGCGACGACGCCCGCGGCGTGCGGCGCCGCGCCTGGCTGTGCCAGGACAGGCTGGAGGGCTGCCTGTTCCTGGCGGCCGGCGACGCCTTGCCGCCGCGCTCCTGGCTCGCCGGGCTGCTGGCGGCGGACGGGCTCGACGCCGGGGACCGCGCGGCCGTGCTGGCCGGGCGGGCGCCCGGTGCCGCGGCCGGGACGGCGGACCAGGGCCGGATCGTCTGTTCCTGCTTCGGCGTCGGCCTCACCCGCCTGATCGCCGCGATCCGCGATCAGGGTCTGACCTCGGTCCCGGAGATCGGCCGCGCGCTGAAGGCGGGGACCAACTGCGGGTCATGCGTTCCCGAATTGAAGGAGGTGCTTCAGCATGCACGCCAGCGTGAAGTTGCCTGA
- a CDS encoding mismatch-specific DNA-glycosylase, with the protein MDRMLPPPEGPLPDIVAPGIAVLFVGFNPGLRSGALGHHYAGRGNQFWRLLAAARLTPRLLPAEQDHTLPSHGLGSTNLVMRATATAADLSRAELRAGVPRLRQIVEAIWPRILAYTGKGVYLAASGLADAPWGIQDSGLFDGVLDIVVPSPSGLARLPFEDKLRWYRLVKEEADRLVAQTPVTKAPFTQARS; encoded by the coding sequence ATGGACAGGATGCTCCCCCCACCGGAAGGCCCGCTGCCGGACATCGTCGCCCCCGGTATCGCCGTGCTGTTCGTCGGCTTCAATCCCGGCCTGAGGTCGGGCGCGCTCGGCCACCACTATGCAGGGCGCGGCAACCAGTTCTGGCGGCTGCTGGCGGCGGCCCGCCTGACACCGCGCCTGTTGCCGGCGGAGCAGGACCACACGCTGCCCAGCCATGGGCTCGGCTCGACCAACCTCGTGATGCGGGCGACGGCGACCGCCGCGGACCTGAGCCGGGCGGAGCTGCGGGCCGGCGTGCCGCGGCTGCGGCAGATCGTCGAGGCGATCTGGCCGCGGATCCTCGCCTACACCGGCAAGGGCGTCTATCTGGCAGCCAGCGGACTCGCCGACGCCCCCTGGGGAATCCAGGACAGCGGCCTGTTCGACGGCGTGCTCGACATCGTCGTGCCGTCACCGAGCGGTCTCGCCCGGCTGCCCTTCGAGGACAAGCTGCGCTGGTACCGGCTGGTGAAGGAGGAGGCGGACCGCCTCGTCGCTCAGACCCCTGTGACTAAGGCCCCCTTCACTCAGGCCAGGAGCTGA
- the cobA gene encoding uroporphyrinogen-III C-methyltransferase, producing MHASVKLPDPGLLGLLLRVGEGLRAVVTLRRSASGARSTRRPPPGSVALVGAGPGDPDLLTVAAVKALAAAEVVLYDHLVGEGILDLVPATAERICVGKRSGRHSLPQEEISALIVARALAGRRVVRLKGGDPMIFGRAGEEIDALDAHGIPVTVIPGITAALGCAAGAGLSLTRRGVSRAVTFVTAHGRDGERFEPDWARLADPQGTLAIYMGRDQARAVGQGLTGAGLPASTPVLAVENGCRPDERRWRTTLGAMAGQGIAAGKGPTLLLIGGALAQRDGAQRDGLQGGAPAAVDRCAAGDLG from the coding sequence ATGCACGCCAGCGTGAAGTTGCCTGACCCCGGCCTGCTCGGCCTCCTGCTGCGGGTGGGGGAGGGGCTGCGGGCGGTGGTGACGCTGCGCCGCTCCGCCTCCGGCGCCCGCTCGACGCGGCGCCCTCCGCCGGGCAGCGTGGCGCTGGTCGGCGCCGGCCCCGGCGATCCCGACCTGCTGACGGTGGCGGCGGTCAAGGCGCTGGCGGCGGCGGAGGTGGTGCTCTACGACCATCTGGTCGGCGAGGGCATCCTGGATCTGGTCCCGGCGACGGCCGAGCGGATCTGCGTCGGCAAGCGCTCCGGCCGCCACTCCTTGCCGCAGGAGGAGATCAGCGCCCTGATCGTCGCCCGCGCGCTGGCCGGCCGGCGGGTGGTGCGGCTGAAGGGCGGCGACCCGATGATCTTCGGCCGGGCGGGGGAGGAGATCGACGCGCTCGACGCCCATGGCATCCCGGTGACGGTCATCCCCGGCATCACCGCGGCGCTCGGCTGCGCGGCGGGTGCCGGCCTGTCGCTGACCCGCCGCGGCGTGTCCCGCGCCGTCACCTTCGTCACCGCCCACGGCCGCGACGGCGAGCGGTTCGAGCCGGACTGGGCGCGCCTGGCCGACCCGCAGGGGACCCTGGCGATCTACATGGGGCGGGACCAGGCCCGCGCCGTCGGGCAGGGACTGACCGGTGCCGGCCTTCCGGCCTCGACGCCCGTGCTGGCGGTGGAGAACGGCTGCCGCCCGGACGAACGGCGCTGGCGCACGACGCTCGGCGCGATGGCCGGGCAGGGGATCGCCGCCGGCAAGGGCCCGACGCTGCTGCTGATCGGCGGGGCCCTGGCCCAGCGGGATGGGGCCCAGCGGGACGGGCTACAGGGCGGGGCGCCGGCCGCCGTTGATCGGTGCGCGGCCGGCGACCTCGGCTAG
- the nirD gene encoding nitrite reductase small subunit NirD: protein MDQMIAWTEVGSVADIPRQGSRVVKTAFGDVALFRTATDEVFALEDRCPHKGGPLSQGIVHGRRVTCPLHNWVIELATGEAVAPDEGCAGHVPVRIEGGVISLALAARTPGRGGCHG, encoded by the coding sequence ATGGATCAGATGATTGCCTGGACCGAAGTCGGCAGCGTGGCGGACATTCCCCGCCAGGGCTCCCGTGTCGTGAAGACGGCCTTCGGCGACGTCGCGCTGTTCCGCACGGCGACCGACGAGGTCTTCGCCCTGGAGGACCGCTGCCCGCACAAGGGCGGGCCGCTGTCGCAGGGGATCGTGCACGGCCGCCGCGTCACCTGCCCGCTGCACAACTGGGTGATCGAACTCGCCACCGGCGAGGCGGTGGCCCCCGACGAGGGCTGTGCCGGCCATGTCCCGGTGCGGATCGAGGGCGGGGTGATCTCGCTGGCTCTCGCCGCCCGCACCCCCGGCCGGGGTGGCTGCCATGGCTGA